The following are encoded in a window of Prochlorococcus marinus str. MIT 1013 genomic DNA:
- the rlmB gene encoding 23S rRNA (guanosine(2251)-2'-O)-methyltransferase RlmB, with protein MSYRFNKDTTNSRNSSSNKRSSNYFRRDNDSKKSNFNDRRRENNKINRLSSAQVNQYSLDKELSERSRTSNKSNSNYRGSNRFERKLTNSSYRDQNSQETGSYRGSNRFDRKSVKPSHRNLNSKETNNYRRAENNEPLSYSESFTKTLSDDLIWGRHSTEAALLGGRAIHRIWCTSELRSSSKFYQLLKDSKSSGVLVEEVSWSRLGQLTNGAVHQGIVLQIAASKTHDLKNLIDACKAFGDSSLLLALDGLTDPQNLGAIIRSAEALGAQGLILPQRRSAGLTGSVAKVAAGALEHLPVARVVNLNRSLEKLKDEGYTVVGLAEEGPSTLSEIKFHGPLVVVVGSEDKGISLITRRLCDQLVRIPLKGVTTSLNASVATSIFLYEVARSRWMRSISGQDPSPRLLKPQISTENNN; from the coding sequence ATGAGTTATCGCTTCAATAAAGACACTACGAATTCAAGAAACTCTTCATCTAATAAACGAAGTAGTAACTATTTTCGTCGAGATAATGATTCTAAAAAGTCTAATTTTAATGATCGAAGAAGAGAAAATAATAAAATCAATCGTCTTTCATCTGCTCAAGTAAATCAATACTCATTAGATAAAGAATTATCTGAAAGATCAAGAACTAGTAATAAGTCAAATTCAAATTACAGAGGATCTAATCGATTCGAACGAAAACTGACAAACTCATCATATAGAGATCAAAACTCTCAGGAAACAGGTTCTTATAGAGGATCTAATCGATTTGACCGAAAATCAGTTAAACCTTCACACAGAAATCTTAATTCTAAGGAAACTAACAATTACAGAAGAGCAGAAAATAATGAACCTCTTTCATATTCTGAAAGTTTTACCAAAACGTTAAGTGATGATCTTATTTGGGGTCGTCATTCAACTGAGGCAGCTCTTCTGGGTGGCAGAGCAATTCATAGGATTTGGTGTACCTCTGAATTACGAAGTTCATCTAAGTTTTATCAACTTCTCAAAGATTCAAAATCTTCTGGAGTCTTGGTTGAAGAAGTTTCTTGGTCAAGGCTTGGCCAGCTCACTAATGGAGCAGTTCATCAAGGAATAGTTTTACAAATTGCCGCATCAAAAACTCATGATTTGAAGAATCTAATTGATGCTTGTAAAGCTTTTGGTGATTCATCATTGCTCTTGGCTTTAGATGGGTTAACTGATCCTCAGAACCTTGGAGCAATAATTCGATCTGCCGAAGCCCTCGGCGCTCAAGGCTTGATCCTTCCACAAAGACGCAGTGCAGGCTTGACAGGATCCGTAGCAAAAGTTGCTGCTGGAGCTCTAGAACATTTGCCAGTAGCAAGAGTTGTTAATTTGAATAGGTCTTTGGAGAAATTGAAAGACGAAGGTTATACCGTTGTTGGGTTAGCGGAGGAAGGGCCTTCAACCTTGTCTGAAATTAAATTCCATGGTCCTTTAGTCGTAGTGGTTGGGTCTGAAGATAAAGGAATTTCACTAATAACAAGAAGGTTGTGCGATCAGTTAGTAAGGATTCCTCTTAAAGGAGTCACCACAAGCCTTAATGCATCAGTTGCCACGTCAATCTTCTTATATGAAGTGGCTAGATCAAGATGGATGCGATCAATCTCTGGACAAGACCCATCTCCTAGATTATTGAAACCACAGATTTCAACTGAAAATAATAACTAA
- the gatA gene encoding Asp-tRNA(Asn)/Glu-tRNA(Gln) amidotransferase subunit GatA, with protein MTFEDLRQKLKSGEVSSKELVQKKINRINELDPTLNSFLIVNTELALSKAEHIDKQIASGDYLPPLSGIPIAIKDNLCTKGIKTTCASKILDNFVPPYESTVTKKLLNAGAIMIGKTNMDEFAMGSSTETSAFGPTLNPWNITKVPGGSSGGSAASVAAGLCYGSLGSDTGGSIRQPASFCGVVGMKPTYGRVSRWGLIAFASSLDQVGPFANNVSDAAEILQVIAGKDEFDSTTVDVPVPNYLETLSKSIKGIKIGLIDNCFDHEGLAADVKESVLGSASLLENLGAEIVNVSCPRFNDGIATYYVIAPSEASANLARYDGVKYGFRAEDEQSLIEMTSKSRALGFGSEVKRRILIGTYALSAGYVDAYYKKAQQVRTLIRRDFDDAFKKVDVLLAPTAPTTAFGSRENIDNPMAMYLSDLLTIPANLAGLPAISLPCGFDKSGLPIGLQLIGNIFEEGKLLQVANQFEKAAEVYKSRPKTDFTL; from the coding sequence ATGACTTTTGAAGACTTACGCCAGAAATTGAAAAGTGGTGAGGTCTCTTCCAAGGAGCTTGTTCAAAAAAAAATAAACCGAATAAATGAATTAGATCCAACTCTGAATTCCTTTTTAATCGTTAATACTGAGCTGGCTCTAAGCAAAGCTGAACATATCGATAAACAAATAGCTTCTGGTGACTATTTACCGCCTTTGTCTGGAATTCCCATTGCTATTAAAGACAACCTTTGTACAAAAGGAATTAAGACAACTTGCGCAAGCAAGATTTTGGACAATTTTGTCCCCCCGTACGAATCAACAGTTACTAAAAAACTTTTGAACGCAGGAGCAATAATGATTGGCAAGACAAATATGGATGAATTTGCGATGGGGAGCTCTACAGAAACCTCTGCATTTGGTCCTACCTTGAATCCATGGAACATAACAAAAGTTCCTGGTGGCAGCTCAGGTGGTAGTGCTGCTTCTGTTGCTGCAGGATTGTGTTACGGATCTCTGGGCTCTGATACTGGCGGGTCAATCCGACAACCAGCTTCTTTTTGTGGCGTTGTTGGTATGAAGCCAACTTATGGTCGAGTAAGTCGATGGGGTTTAATAGCTTTTGCTAGTTCTTTAGATCAAGTTGGTCCATTTGCTAATAATGTTTCTGATGCAGCTGAAATTTTACAAGTTATAGCAGGCAAAGATGAGTTTGATTCAACTACTGTTGATGTTCCTGTTCCTAATTATTTAGAGACCCTTTCTAAGTCAATTAAGGGCATAAAAATAGGTTTAATTGATAACTGCTTTGATCATGAAGGTTTAGCTGCTGATGTTAAAGAATCTGTTCTTGGCTCTGCCTCGCTGCTAGAAAACTTAGGTGCAGAAATTGTTAATGTTTCTTGTCCTCGTTTCAATGATGGAATTGCTACTTATTACGTTATTGCCCCATCTGAAGCTTCAGCGAATTTAGCTAGATACGACGGAGTCAAATATGGATTCCGCGCTGAAGATGAACAATCTCTTATTGAAATGACCTCCAAAAGTCGAGCACTTGGCTTTGGAAGTGAAGTTAAACGAAGAATTCTTATTGGAACCTATGCCCTATCCGCTGGTTATGTTGATGCTTACTACAAGAAGGCCCAGCAAGTTCGAACTTTGATACGTAGAGACTTTGATGATGCTTTTAAAAAAGTAGATGTTTTGTTAGCTCCAACAGCACCTACAACTGCTTTCGGTTCTCGAGAAAATATTGACAATCCAATGGCGATGTATCTATCGGATTTATTAACGATTCCAGCAAATTTAGCAGGATTGCCTGCAATCAGCCTGCCATGTGGTTTTGATAAATCTGGTTTGCCAATAGGCTTACAGCTAATTGGAAATATTTTTGAAGAAGGTAAGCTTCTTCAAGTAGCTAATCAATTTGAGAAAGCTGCTGAGGTTTATAAAAGTAGGCCTAAAACAGATTTCACGTTATAA
- a CDS encoding DUF1816 domain-containing protein, with product MGPIRALRSLGNSFGLAWWAKVETIQPEVTYWFGPFLTRRSLKVRLNGFVDDLSAEAPHEISHSLIRCRRNEPLTS from the coding sequence ATGGGTCCCATTAGGGCTCTTCGAAGCTTAGGTAACAGTTTTGGCTTGGCCTGGTGGGCCAAGGTTGAGACAATTCAACCTGAGGTTACATATTGGTTTGGTCCATTTCTGACTCGTCGTAGTTTGAAAGTCAGATTAAATGGATTTGTAGATGATCTTTCTGCAGAGGCACCTCATGAAATAAGTCATAGTTTAATTAGGTGTCGCCGTAATGAGCCTCTAACGTCATAA